In Phalacrocorax aristotelis chromosome 25, bGulAri2.1, whole genome shotgun sequence, the following proteins share a genomic window:
- the LOC142048183 gene encoding uncharacterized protein LOC142048183 produces the protein MSYALLGTLLLLLPGGASAQGSWVLQSPGQLRARPGEMVGLSCRTTDPSSYVNWYKERADGSLSWIYRSLGNSRPLGKYSGRSTTARDFALTISSVQREDSGVYYCSSSDTYPSFGDGTRLIVTGATQPQLSILVPTDAEEPAQPLGSIPLLCHLHDPPAGWDSVRWQPGGEETPLTGTAMDERGVLSAWSITWVSAELWDGAATCTALESGTNRTLSVAISKGTREGGQSTSTPTADPSLDPPPASQFPPPCLG, from the exons ATGTCCTACGCGCTCCTGGGgaccctcctgctcctcctgccag GAGGTGCCTCGGCACAGGGGAGCTGGGTCCTGCAGAGCCCGGGGCAGCTCAGGGCGCGCCCGGGAGAGATGGTGGGGCTGAGCTGTCGCACGACGGACCCCAGCAGCTATGTGAACTGGTACAAGGAGAGGGCGGACGGCAGCTTGTCCTGGATTTACCGCAGCCTCGGTAATTCCCGTCCACTAGGAAAATACTCGGGGAGGAGCACAACAGCTCGGGATTTTGCCCTCACCATCAGCTCTGTGCAGAGGGAGGACTCCGGGGTTTATTACTGCAGCTCCTCCGACACCTACCCCTCATTTGGGGACGGGACCAGGCTCATTGTCACTG GTgccacccagccccagctctccatCCTGGTGCCCACTGACGCAGAGGAGCCCGCGCAGCCCCTGGGCAGcatccccctgctctgccacctcCACGACCCCCCTGCAGGCTGGGACAGCGTGCGCTGGCAGCCCGGCGGGGAGGAGACGCCGCTGACAGGGACGGCCATGGACGAGCGCGGCGTCCTCAGTGCCTGGAGCATCACCTGGGTCTCTGCCGAGCTCTGGGATGGGGCTGCGACGTGCACGGCCCTGGAGAGCGGCACGAACAGGACCCTCAGCGTCGCCATCAGCAAAGGTACCAGGGAGGGAGGTCAGTCCACGTCCACCCCCACTGCAGATCCCAGCCTCGATCCACCCCCTGCATCCCAATTCCCCCCGCCTTGCCTCGGTTAG
- the ANP32E gene encoding acidic leucine-rich nuclear phosphoprotein 32 family member E isoform X3 yields MEMKKRINLELRNRAPEKVTELVLDNCRSSNGEIEGLNDSFKELEFLSMANVELTSLAKLPTLSKLRKLELSDNIISGGLEVLAERCPNLTYLNLSGNKIKDLGTVEALQNLKNLKSLDLFNCEITNLEDYRDSIFELLQQITYLDGFDQEDNEAPDSEDDDDEEGDEEDDDEDEDEAGPPGEYEEEDDEDDGASELGEGEEEEEVGLSYLMKEEIQDEDDDDDYVEEGGDEEEEEGIRGEKRKRDPEDEGEEEDD; encoded by the exons ATGGAGATGAAGAAGCGCATCAACCTGGAGTTGAGGAACCGGGCCCCCGAGAAG GTGACCGAGTTGGTGCTCGATAACTGCCGATCCAGCAACGGCGAAATCGAAGGTCTGAATGATTCATTTAAAGAACTCGAGTTTCTCAGCATGGCCAACGTAGAGCTGACGTCGCTGGCCAAACTCCCCACGTTGAGTAAGCTCCGAAAG CTGGAGTTGAGCGACAACATCATTTCAGGAGGCCTGGAGGTCCTTGCAGAAAGGTGTCCAAATCTCACATATCTAAATCTAAGTGGCAACAAAATCAAAGATCTTGGCACTGTGGAAGCTCTT caaaatctcAAAAACTTGAAGAGCCTTGACCTGTTCAACTGTGAGATCACAAACCTCGAGGATTACAGAGACAGCATttttgagctgcttcagcaaATCACATACCTAGATGGATTTGATCAGGAAGATAATGAGGCACCGGACTcggaagatgatgatgatgagg AAGGAGATGAAGAAGACGACGATGAAGATGAGGATGAAGCCGGTCCTCCAGGAGAGtatgaagaggaagatgatgaagatGATGGAGCTTCAGAActaggggaaggagaagaggaggaggaagttgGTCTTTCCTACCTGATGAAAGAAGAGATTCAG GATGAAGATGATGACGATGACTATGTCGAAGAAGGAggtgatgaagaggaagaag AGGGCATTcgaggggagaagaggaaacgAGACCCTGAAGATGAAGGCGAGGAAGAGGACGATTAA
- the ANP32E gene encoding acidic leucine-rich nuclear phosphoprotein 32 family member E isoform X2, with product MEMKKRINLELRNRAPEKVTELVLDNCRSSNGEIEGLNDSFKELEFLSMANVELTSLAKLPTLSKLRKLELSDNIISGGLEVLAERCPNLTYLNLSGNKIKDLGTVEALQNLKNLKSLDLFNCEITNLEDYRDSIFELLQQITYLDGFDQEDNEAPDSEDDDDEGDEEDDDEDEDEAGPPGEYEEEDDEDDGASELGEGEEEEEVGLSYLMKEEIQDEDDDDDYVEEGGDEEEEAEGIRGEKRKRDPEDEGEEEDD from the exons ATGGAGATGAAGAAGCGCATCAACCTGGAGTTGAGGAACCGGGCCCCCGAGAAG GTGACCGAGTTGGTGCTCGATAACTGCCGATCCAGCAACGGCGAAATCGAAGGTCTGAATGATTCATTTAAAGAACTCGAGTTTCTCAGCATGGCCAACGTAGAGCTGACGTCGCTGGCCAAACTCCCCACGTTGAGTAAGCTCCGAAAG CTGGAGTTGAGCGACAACATCATTTCAGGAGGCCTGGAGGTCCTTGCAGAAAGGTGTCCAAATCTCACATATCTAAATCTAAGTGGCAACAAAATCAAAGATCTTGGCACTGTGGAAGCTCTT caaaatctcAAAAACTTGAAGAGCCTTGACCTGTTCAACTGTGAGATCACAAACCTCGAGGATTACAGAGACAGCATttttgagctgcttcagcaaATCACATACCTAGATGGATTTGATCAGGAAGATAATGAGGCACCGGACTcggaagatgatgatgatgagg GAGATGAAGAAGACGACGATGAAGATGAGGATGAAGCCGGTCCTCCAGGAGAGtatgaagaggaagatgatgaagatGATGGAGCTTCAGAActaggggaaggagaagaggaggaggaagttgGTCTTTCCTACCTGATGAAAGAAGAGATTCAG GATGAAGATGATGACGATGACTATGTCGAAGAAGGAggtgatgaagaggaagaag CAGAGGGCATTcgaggggagaagaggaaacgAGACCCTGAAGATGAAGGCGAGGAAGAGGACGATTAA
- the ANP32E gene encoding acidic leucine-rich nuclear phosphoprotein 32 family member E isoform X1 translates to MEMKKRINLELRNRAPEKVTELVLDNCRSSNGEIEGLNDSFKELEFLSMANVELTSLAKLPTLSKLRKLELSDNIISGGLEVLAERCPNLTYLNLSGNKIKDLGTVEALQNLKNLKSLDLFNCEITNLEDYRDSIFELLQQITYLDGFDQEDNEAPDSEDDDDEEGDEEDDDEDEDEAGPPGEYEEEDDEDDGASELGEGEEEEEVGLSYLMKEEIQDEDDDDDYVEEGGDEEEEAEGIRGEKRKRDPEDEGEEEDD, encoded by the exons ATGGAGATGAAGAAGCGCATCAACCTGGAGTTGAGGAACCGGGCCCCCGAGAAG GTGACCGAGTTGGTGCTCGATAACTGCCGATCCAGCAACGGCGAAATCGAAGGTCTGAATGATTCATTTAAAGAACTCGAGTTTCTCAGCATGGCCAACGTAGAGCTGACGTCGCTGGCCAAACTCCCCACGTTGAGTAAGCTCCGAAAG CTGGAGTTGAGCGACAACATCATTTCAGGAGGCCTGGAGGTCCTTGCAGAAAGGTGTCCAAATCTCACATATCTAAATCTAAGTGGCAACAAAATCAAAGATCTTGGCACTGTGGAAGCTCTT caaaatctcAAAAACTTGAAGAGCCTTGACCTGTTCAACTGTGAGATCACAAACCTCGAGGATTACAGAGACAGCATttttgagctgcttcagcaaATCACATACCTAGATGGATTTGATCAGGAAGATAATGAGGCACCGGACTcggaagatgatgatgatgagg AAGGAGATGAAGAAGACGACGATGAAGATGAGGATGAAGCCGGTCCTCCAGGAGAGtatgaagaggaagatgatgaagatGATGGAGCTTCAGAActaggggaaggagaagaggaggaggaagttgGTCTTTCCTACCTGATGAAAGAAGAGATTCAG GATGAAGATGATGACGATGACTATGTCGAAGAAGGAggtgatgaagaggaagaag CAGAGGGCATTcgaggggagaagaggaaacgAGACCCTGAAGATGAAGGCGAGGAAGAGGACGATTAA